TTTACAATCCAACTAGGAAAAGTAGAAACCCAATTAATTCTATGTAATAGCGAAATAGAAAACTTGGCTAAATTATGTGCCAAAACATTCCAAGATCTAGGAatatatttaatatttatatcTTCAAAGGAATTTATCATCTTCCAGATATCTTCACAAGTAGTCTCTATCTCCCATGAGACCACTATCCTTTTTTTTATCATATCCATCACATTTTTTGCATCTGATAGAATATGCACCTTTGACCATCCATTTTCTCTAGCTTTTTCCAGAGCTTCACGAATTGCTAGTGCTTCAGCAGTAATGGCTTTCCCAACAAATTGAATTGTGGTGCCAAAGGCTTGAAGCAAATGACCATAGCTATCCATAGCCGCCACTCCAATGCTTGCCATCTTCTTTTCCAATTGTAACCCAGCATCTGCAAACATAACAACACCATCTTGTGCCACAGTGATATTTTTATTATCAGAACAATCAGATGTGTGGGAAGGAGAAGAGATAGTAAACATAGAATTTTCATATTCATGAAAATCAAAAAGTGCTTTGTTTACAATTTCATTAGGTTCACATATATCCCCataaaaattcaacaaatttcTATTCCAAATTTGCCACATAATTGAAATGCTTAGTTTAACAATTTCAATAGAATCAAGATATTTATTAGCATTAATGAAAACATCATACCACCACGCAGCAAAATCTAAAGTATGTTCTAAGTTAGGCCAACTAATAGGACTTAATTTCCAAACTATCTGAGCTTTATGATATCTAAAGAGCATATGATCAATAGTTTTATTTTCTAAGCCACCGACCTTACATACTTCACATACATGCCTTAAACGTTTTGAAATAGTACAATTAACAGGTAGCACATTCAAAATACATTTCCTAATAAAATGTTTATATTTGTTCTTAATGTTCAAAGACCATAAAAACTCCCAAAAAGCTTTGGAAGAAGAGTGATGACTAGATTGAGGTCTAGCATTGTTACCATCTTTACATCTTGCAATTTCTTTAGCTAAATGATAACCTGATTTAACCTCATAATTACCTGATTTAGAATGATGTCAAATAATTCTATCCAAAGAGCCCGTAGTAGAGATGGGGATGGATAAAATAGCATGAATATCatcaatacaaaataaattttgaagatCGTGCAACTTTCAAGTATGCGTCTGTTGATAAATAAGGGCATTAACTTGCAACTCTGTATTCACTTGCGTTTGATAATGTTGCAGTCTAAATCCACTAGAATTAGGAATCCAAGGATCAATCCATACCTTAATATTTTCACCTGTTCCTACCCTCCATCGAATTCCTTTTTGCAATAGCTCTCTTCCCCAAATAATACTTTTCCAAACCCAATAACTAGATGATGAAATAGTAGCTTTAAGGAAAGAATTATTTTGAAAGTACTTACTTTTGAGAATTTTAAAGAGTAATGAATCTTGTTGAGTTAAAATTCTCCACGCAAGTTTAGTTAATAAAGCTTGGTTAAAAGATTTTAAATCTCTAAAGCCAATACCACCTTTTGATTTTGCTAAACAAAGATTTTCCCATTTTTCAAAATGCATTTTCCTCCTGTCCTCATTTTGCCCCCAccagaaattagaaaaaatagtAGTAATCTCTTTGCATAAGCTATCTGGGAATTGAAAACAACATAAAGCATAAGCCGAAATCGCGGATAAGACAAATTTAAGCATTACCTCTTTTCCGGCTGgacttagaaaattatttttccaatcCTTAATTTTGTCCTCACTCTATCCTTAATAAACTCCAACATTTTCTTCTTAGATCTTCCAACTACTGCAGGCAAACCGAGATAAAAGCCTAAGTTATTCCTTTGTAGTTGGCCTAGCTCTGCAATAATACCATCTTTATCACTTTCAAGagtatttttactaaatattatCGTTGATTTATCCAAGTTCACCTTCTGTCCAGAACATTCttcataaatatttaaaattttagagATATTAGTAGCATTTTGGATATTAGCAGAACAAAAGATAAAGAATCATCCGCGAAAAAAGGTGATTTACCGTAAGTCCCCCTCTAACTAAACTTAGACCTTGAATATCCCTTTGGCATTCTGCATGGTTTAATAGTCTAGAAAGACCTTCGGCACATATTAAGAACAAATATGGTGACAAAGGATCACCTTGTCTTAATCCCCTGGTAGGTATCACTTCACCAGCTATTTGCCCATTTATGTTAAACTTGTATGTAGGTGTAGTAATACAAAGCATAATCCAAGTGACGAATGTCTCATGAAAGCCCATTTTCAGAAGCAATTGTTGGATATAAATCCGTTCAACACGATCATAAGCTTTAGCCATATCCAATTTCAAAGCCATGTATTTGTTATTACCTCTTCTTTTATTCTTTAGAAGATGTATAAATTCATGAGATAAAACAACATTGTCTAGAATTTGTCTTTTTCCAATAAAACCAGCTTGATTAGGAGAAATTATCTTAGGTAAATATGTTTTCAATCTACCAACAATAATCTTAGAAATAATTTTATAGATAGTTGAACACAAACTTATAGGTCTATATTGACTATTGACTAATACCACTTGGATTTTTCACTTTAGGGATTAACGTTATAAGAGTTTGATCTCATGAAGGGAGAAGGTAACCTAACTGGAAAAAACTTTTAATTGCTGCACATAAGTCAAAAGAAAGAatattccaatatttttaaaataaaaaaggagtCATACCATCTATTCCTAGTGCTTTGAGGCATATTAAATACAGCTCTTCGAATctcattatcaataacatctttAATAAGACTATCATTTATAGAATTGTCAATCAAAAGAGGAATTAAATTCAAGATGGAATCAAAGTTTGTTGGTTTAGAAGTAGTAAACAATAGTTTATAATATCTTTCTACTTCCTTTACAATATCAACTTGATCGGAGACCCAATGACCATCATCTAATTGGAACCCTTTAATACTATTACATTTTCGTCTCTGAATGGTTTTCATATGGAAAAAGGATGTATTTTTATCTCCTTCATGAAGCCAAAAAGCTCTAGACTTTTGTTTCCAGTATGCTTTTTTATCTCTGTAGGCTTGTCCTAGTTCCTTACGAAGTAGTTTCAGCTTATTAATGTCGAAATTAACAGTATCTTTTCTTAGTTCATTTATCCCCTATCTTTAATACCTTGAATTCGCTTCTTCGAATTTTCCTTACCCACTCTTAGCCAAGCTAACAAAGATACTCGacactttttaattttgaaactaattttTGATTGTTCAAAACCTCCCAGATGACTATTCCACGTTTTCTCTATAATATTGTTCACTACTTCCTTCCCACTCCATCTTTTAtcaaagtaaatttttttttttcttttaatagagCTAGGCTCCGTGTTCATTAATAAAGCCGTATGATCAGAAGCCTCCGTTTCCAAGTGAGTAACATGTGCCAGATTAAATTCTAGTCTCCATCTCGGGGAAGTTACAACTCTATCAAGTCTTTCTTGAATAGTACCGTCATTTACTCTAAAGCACCACCACGTCCAAGGTTTTCCATTAAAACCTAAATCTACAGCCCCAACATTCCGTGAGAAATCTCTAAAATAAGTTGTTTCTCTAATCCTACCTCCCATCTTTTCAGAATTATCgataatatcattaaaatctccTGAAATTATCCACAATGAACCCCAATTATTAGAACTACAGATAAGTTCTTGCATTTGACTTTTACGAATAGCTTTATCAGTACTTAAATACACAAATACATACCAATATTTATAATCCGATAAAGTATCGTGCATATAAGTTTCAATATAAAATGAAGATGAGTTAGATTGACATACCTGAACATCATTGTTCCAAAATAAGCGTAGTCCTCTAGATAATCCTATGGGATCCactatgtgtaacgacccgaccagtagttttgaatattataacccgttcccccatttactgcttctttatgtgttgttcagctgtgttgagttatattgggttagttggttcgggaccggagtagtttcagagtgaattgagacacttagtctcttaagtagaaacttaaattggaaaagtcaatcggatgttgacctatatgtaaacaatctcgaatttgaattccgatgattctgttagctccgttaggtgattttggacttaggagtgcgtccgaaatgtgatttggaggtccgtggtagaattaggcttgaattggcgaaatttgaaatttggcgatttcggtcggcagtgaaaaatttgatatcggggtcggaatagaattctgaaagttggagtaggttcgtagtatcatttgtaatttatgtgcaaaatttgagatcattcggacgtggattggttggtttcggcactagttgtcgaatttgaaaatttagaagttcttaggcttgaatccaaggataatttgatgatttggtgttgttttgagtgattcgaaggttcgactaagttggtatgttgatatatgacttgttagtATTTTTAGTTGatgtcccgaggggctcgggatgatttcggataggTATCGGGGAGATTGGACGTTGGAAATGCAGCTGTAGCTGCTGTCCTGGTGTGTCCGCACCTACGGATTGGGCACTGCAGGTGCGGATGGCATGTTGCAGATGCGGAAAATGAAGGCCTGACATTGAGCGTAGGTGCGGAAGAGAGGattgcacctgcgagcccgcaggtgcgaaggggcaTCCGCAGGTGTGAAGCTTAGCGTCTAAGTGACTTTCGCatatgcgcacctgggaccgcaggtgcgagaaagggcccgcaggtgcggaatccctggggcaAATCCTATATatcacacttcgcgaattttggtgcgttcttcaccatttctattcggtttttggagATATTGgtagagatttgaagagggaatcaagagggtttcgttgaggtaagttacttgagccctaatacttatatatatggtgattttctgttgtttaatca
The nucleotide sequence above comes from Nicotiana tabacum cultivar K326 chromosome 12, ASM71507v2, whole genome shotgun sequence. Encoded proteins:
- the LOC107760407 gene encoding uncharacterized protein LOC107760407, giving the protein MALKLDMAKAYDRVERIYIQQLLLKMGFHETFVTWIMLCITTPTYKFNINGQIAGEVIPTRGLRQGDPLSPYLFLICAEGLSRLLNHAECQRDIQGLSLVRGGLTKVNLDKSTIIFSKNTLESDKDGNYEVKSGYHLAKEIARCKDGNNARPQSSHHSSSKAFWEFLWSLNIKNKYKHFIRKCILNVLPVNCTISKRLRHVCEVCKVGGLENKTIDHMLFRYHKAQIVWKLSPISWPNLEHTLDFAAWWYDVFINANKYLDSIEIVKLSISIMWQIWNRNLLNFYGDICEPNEIVNKALFDFHEYENSMFTISSPSHTSDCSDNKNITVAQDGVVMFADAGLQLEKKMASIGVAAMDSYGHLLQAFGTTIQFVGKAITAEALAIREALEKARENGWSKVHILSDAKNVMDMIKKRIVVSWEIETTCEDIWKMINSFEDINIKYIPRSWNVLAHNLAKFSISLLHRINWVSTFPSWIVNDAVASFDSLRAIII